One part of the Lotus japonicus ecotype B-129 chromosome 2, LjGifu_v1.2 genome encodes these proteins:
- the LOC130739113 gene encoding uncharacterized protein LOC130739113, with product MGINFKGEEEGAASSKALLNDTNDTSPPNKSSCSSLLVLTTCMSLVAAIAFAFLFLSSSSSLSSSPPLLSTTARPLTELHRPVVILISCDGFRFGYQFKTPTPNIHRLIKNGTEAETGLIPVFPTITFPNHYSIATGLYPQHHGIINNYFFDPVTGDKFTTASHDPKWWLGHPLWETVAANGLKAATYFWPGSEVIKGSWTCPSSFCMKYNSSVPFEDRVDTVLGYFDLPHDEMPVFMMLYFEDPDSQGHKVGPDDDEITQAVARVDKVIGRLIKGLEERGVFEDVTVILVGDHGMVGTCDKKLIFLDDLGIPADWVHSYSPLLAIRPPNTHEPIDVVAKMNERLSSGNVENGGKLKVYLKEDLPERLHYVASDRIPPIIGLVHEGYKVEQSRTNEKECAGAHGYDNAFFSMRTIFVGHGPQFARGRKVPSFENVQIYNVVTSILNIKGAPNNGSTSFPESILLSTA from the coding sequence ATGGGTATCAATtttaaaggagaagaagaaggagctGCATCATCAAAAGCTCTCCTCAATGATACTAATGATACTTCCCCACCCAATAAATCTTCTTGTTCTTCCCTTCTTGTCCTCACCACCTGCATGTCTCTTGTAGCAGCCATTGCCTTTGCATTTCTCTTCCTCTCTTCCTCctcatcattatcatcatcaccaccactatTATCAACCACTGCTCGTCCCCTCACCGAGCTCCACCGCCCCGTCGTCATCCTCATTTCCTGCGATGGGTTCCGTTTTGGTTACCAGTTCAAAACCCCCACACCCAACATCCACCGTCTTATAAAAAACGGCACGGAGGCCGAAACCGGATTGATACCTGTTTTCCCCACCATCACCTTCCCCAACCATTACTCCATCGCCACTGGACTCTACCCCCAACACCACGGCATCATCAATAACTACTTCTTCGACCCCGTCACCGGCGACAAGTTCACAACCGCGAGCCACGACCCGAAATGGTGGCTTGGCCACCCCTTGTGGGAGACCGTAGCAGCCAACGGGTTGAAAGCTGCAACCTACTTTTGGCCTGGTTCTGAGGTAATCAAAGGTTCTTGGACTTGCCCTTCAAGTTTTTGTATGAAGTATAATTCTTCTGTTCCATTTGAGGACAGAGTGGATACTGTTTTGGGGTATTTTGATCTGCCACATGATGAAATGCCTGTGTTTATGATGCTTTATTTTGAGGACCCTGATAGTCAGGGTCATAAGGTTgggcctgatgatgatgaaatcACTCAAGCTGTTGCTAGAGTTGATAAAGTGATTGGGAGGTTGATTAAGGGGTTGGAAGAAAGGGGGGTTTTTGAAGATGTTACTGTGATTTTAGTGGGTGATCATGGAATGGTTGGTACATGTGATAAAAAACTTATCTTTTTAGATGATTTGGGGATTCCTGCGGATTGGGTCCATTCATATTCTCCTTTACTTGCAATTCGTCCACCTAATACTCACGAACCTATTGATGTTGTGGCCAAGATGAATGAAAGGTTGAGCTCTGGGAACGTTGAAAATGGGGGGAAGTTGAAGGTGTACCTGAAGGAAGATCTTCCCGAGAGGCTTCATTATGTAGCAAGTGATCGGATTCCGCCGATAATTGGGTTGGTTCATGAGGGTTATAAGGTGGAGCAGAGCAGAACAAATGAGAAAGAGTGTGCAGGTGCTCATGGGTATGACAATGCTTTTTTCTCCATGAGGACCATTTTCGTTGGACATGGTCCTCAATTTGCAAGAGGGAGGAAGGTACCTTCGTTTGAGAATGTTCAGATTTACAATGTTGTTACTTCTATTCTCAACATAAAGGGCGCACCCAATAATGGATCTACCTCATTTCCAGAATCTATTCTTCTATCTACTGCATAA